In Dolichospermum flos-aquae CCAP 1403/13F, the following proteins share a genomic window:
- a CDS encoding DUF1349 domain-containing protein yields MKKWHNEPPDWKHQEQTLSVTSGLKTDFWRKTHYGFIRDNGHFYYQEVTGNFRADVKIIGKYEVLYDQAGLMIRENDLTWLKCGIEFVNDVQYASAVVTRDYSDWSVVQLPQNTAYLWLRLERFEGAVEVKYSLDGEQYTMLRLAYLSEAQTLQVGPMCASPEREGFQVVFEDFQITPLIDV; encoded by the coding sequence ATGAAAAAATGGCACAATGAACCACCAGATTGGAAACATCAGGAACAAACACTATCAGTCACTTCGGGACTGAAAACAGACTTTTGGCGCAAAACTCATTACGGTTTTATCCGTGATAACGGACACTTTTACTATCAAGAAGTCACAGGTAATTTTAGGGCTGATGTGAAAATTATCGGCAAGTATGAGGTGCTTTATGACCAAGCAGGATTAATGATCCGCGAAAACGATTTAACATGGTTAAAGTGTGGAATTGAATTTGTAAACGATGTACAATATGCCAGTGCTGTAGTTACACGGGATTATTCTGATTGGTCTGTAGTGCAGCTACCTCAAAACACAGCTTACTTGTGGCTAAGATTGGAACGATTTGAAGGTGCTGTGGAGGTGAAATATTCCCTTGACGGTGAACAATATACAATGCTCAGACTAGCGTATTTGAGTGAAGCACAAACTTTACAGGTTGGCCCTATGTGCGCATCACCTGAACGGGAAGGTTTTCAAGTAGTTTTTGAAGATTTCCAAATTACACCATTAATTGATGTATAA